In Methylacidiphilum infernorum V4, a single window of DNA contains:
- a CDS encoding M48 family metallopeptidase — MVITQQGIIGLIILLASAEFLWDYWLSSRQLKFLLKKNFPSLASPSDHGSFPDSADSYLYSSQKIKLGQLRSLFSYLLFLFWVPWGGLKMFEEFWKTTALPEIWSGCCFILSILWVDDLLRVIFSAWRTFGIESRFGFNRTSPMLFLFDQLSHWILSVVLLFPLLLSFLWVKENFLFWWLYCWGIWIATLFLVEWILPVWIIPLFYRLKPLEDKELQSQIDNIFKKNGFPIHQIYIMEGSKRSLHSNAFLTGFGRHRRIILYDTLISQLKKEELIAVLFHELAHYRLGHLWKSRLFAILGGLSLFCILAIVDSHKNWISGFHLDPREPASTLAVAIVLFPLLAYPFEPLKNWMLRKAEKESDAFAAIKWAAEPLIEALKKIVTTNYLTYDSDPLYSLFYESHPSVFERIRWIEHISVHGGGSQTLSSQH, encoded by the coding sequence ATGGTTATCACACAACAAGGTATCATCGGACTGATCATTCTCTTGGCAAGTGCAGAATTTCTCTGGGATTACTGGTTGAGCTCAAGGCAGCTCAAGTTCCTGCTTAAAAAAAACTTTCCTTCCTTGGCATCCCCTTCGGATCATGGCTCCTTTCCGGATTCCGCGGACTCCTATCTTTACTCCAGCCAGAAAATCAAGCTCGGCCAACTCCGCTCCTTATTTTCCTATCTCTTGTTCCTCTTTTGGGTTCCTTGGGGAGGATTAAAAATGTTCGAGGAATTTTGGAAAACTACCGCTCTTCCCGAAATTTGGTCTGGTTGCTGCTTTATCCTTTCCATCCTCTGGGTAGATGATCTCTTAAGGGTGATTTTCAGTGCATGGAGAACTTTTGGTATAGAGTCCCGCTTTGGGTTTAACCGGACAAGCCCCATGCTGTTTCTTTTCGATCAGCTCAGTCATTGGATTCTCTCTGTTGTCCTTCTCTTTCCTCTTCTTCTTTCGTTTTTATGGGTGAAAGAAAATTTCCTTTTCTGGTGGCTTTATTGCTGGGGAATTTGGATTGCAACATTATTCTTGGTGGAATGGATTCTGCCTGTTTGGATAATTCCTCTTTTTTACCGATTGAAGCCCTTGGAAGATAAAGAGTTACAGTCCCAGATCGATAATATCTTCAAGAAAAATGGGTTCCCCATTCACCAGATTTATATCATGGAAGGAAGCAAGCGTTCCCTTCACAGTAATGCCTTTTTGACGGGTTTCGGACGGCACAGGCGCATTATTCTTTATGATACCTTGATTTCCCAGCTCAAAAAAGAAGAGCTGATTGCCGTTCTTTTCCATGAACTGGCCCATTACCGGCTCGGTCACCTTTGGAAAAGCCGTCTTTTTGCCATCCTGGGCGGACTTTCACTGTTTTGTATCCTGGCTATAGTGGATAGCCATAAAAATTGGATCAGCGGCTTTCATCTTGACCCAAGAGAGCCGGCATCGACGCTGGCTGTGGCGATCGTTCTCTTTCCCCTCCTTGCCTATCCGTTTGAACCTTTAAAAAATTGGATGCTTAGAAAAGCTGAAAAAGAATCGGATGCCTTTGCCGCTATAAAATGGGCTGCAGAACCCCTGATCGAGGCTTTAAAAAAGATTGTGACCACCAACTACTTAACTTATGATTCCGATCCCCTCTATTCTCTCTTTTATGAAAGCCATCCTTCGGTTTTCGAACGCATCCGGTGGATCGAGCACATTTCCGTTCACGGAGGTGGATCCCAAACTCTCTCTTCCCAGCATTAA
- a CDS encoding HAD family hydrolase yields MKKIETIFLDWSGTLADDLPFVLKASNFVFTLYGKPRLSLEEFKETFFLPLKEFYKTYLPEVSFLEMDAHYHSLFRFLQVNIPLLPYALDFLLFCKQNHYKVILLSTIHKGHFLSQARRLDIERYFDRIYTEIDDKRVAIKQIVEKEKIDPKKAIFFGDMVHDIEAAHAVGMFSAGVLTGYNSKKKLLSAQPSFLFENLKEAIAKLKSLEKSP; encoded by the coding sequence ATGAAAAAAATCGAAACGATATTCCTGGATTGGTCGGGAACCCTTGCCGATGATCTTCCTTTTGTGCTTAAAGCCTCTAATTTTGTCTTTACTCTTTACGGCAAGCCCAGGCTTTCCCTGGAGGAATTTAAAGAAACTTTTTTTTTGCCTCTCAAGGAATTCTACAAAACCTATTTACCCGAAGTTTCTTTCCTGGAAATGGATGCCCATTACCATTCTCTTTTTCGCTTTTTGCAGGTCAACATTCCCTTGTTGCCTTATGCCCTAGATTTTCTCCTTTTTTGTAAACAAAACCACTATAAGGTGATCCTCTTAAGTACGATTCACAAGGGCCATTTCCTCAGCCAGGCCAGGCGTCTAGATATAGAAAGATATTTCGATCGCATTTATACAGAAATTGACGATAAAAGAGTGGCTATAAAACAGATCGTAGAAAAGGAAAAGATCGATCCCAAGAAAGCGATTTTTTTTGGCGACATGGTCCATGATATAGAGGCTGCCCATGCAGTGGGTATGTTTTCGGCCGGTGTTCTCACCGGCTACAATTCCAAAAAAAAACTTCTTTCCGCTCAACCTTCTTTTCTTTTCGAAAATCTCAAAGAAGCGATTGCAAAGTTAAAATCCCTAGAAAAAAGTCCCTAA
- a CDS encoding Mut7-C RNAse domain-containing protein, whose product MMKRGDSPTRQSDERVEVTFRFYSTLNDFLPPWQRQKEIRKKFGSHTSLKDAIESLGIPHTEIALVLLNGFPAGFEHKVVEGARLSVYPSFKSIDIGELSLQSGKGTVLFQFVLDVHLGTLARYLRMLGFDALYSNDWTDEKLAEMSFLEQRVLLTRDPGLLKRKKVTRGYFVRATEPRFQAVEVIREFQLKEKIMPFGRCISCNGLIQPIPKEKMNTEIPPQFKQRHSAFFQCQNCGKIYWMGSHYRKMTILVNWIIAQAY is encoded by the coding sequence ATGATGAAAAGGGGCGATTCTCCAACAAGACAGAGCGATGAGCGGGTCGAAGTCACCTTCCGGTTTTATTCTACCCTGAATGATTTTCTTCCTCCTTGGCAAAGGCAAAAGGAAATAAGAAAGAAATTCGGTTCCCATACCAGCTTGAAAGACGCCATCGAATCTTTAGGAATTCCCCATACCGAGATCGCTCTTGTTTTATTAAACGGCTTTCCTGCAGGGTTCGAACATAAGGTGGTTGAGGGAGCTCGGCTGAGCGTCTATCCTTCCTTTAAGTCGATCGATATCGGCGAACTTTCCCTTCAAAGCGGGAAAGGAACTGTCCTTTTTCAATTTGTTCTTGATGTTCATCTTGGAACCCTGGCCCGCTACCTGCGCATGCTTGGTTTTGATGCGCTCTACAGCAACGATTGGACTGATGAAAAACTGGCCGAGATGAGCTTTTTAGAACAGAGGGTCTTGTTGACGAGAGATCCCGGTCTTTTGAAAAGAAAAAAAGTAACCAGGGGCTACTTTGTCCGGGCTACGGAACCCCGCTTTCAAGCTGTTGAGGTTATCAGGGAGTTTCAACTAAAAGAAAAAATTATGCCTTTTGGAAGGTGTATAAGCTGTAACGGCCTCATTCAGCCTATTCCCAAGGAAAAAATGAATACGGAGATTCCTCCTCAATTCAAGCAGCGGCATTCGGCTTTTTTCCAATGTCAAAACTGCGGCAAAATATACTGGATGGGTTCTCACTACCGTAAAATGACCATCTTGGTTAATTGGATCATTGCACAAGCCTATTGA
- a CDS encoding hydrogenase expression/formation C-terminal domain-containing protein: MKDNNADSDSLELRIFSQIKKFLSSLYSFRRGKEPLVLLDLLKEIAGALRLVIRGEKNLLFDLSKVAQIQVEHYFRVLGLGELCIFHPKVLTVYAAQQTSFPGVWWVEKKERKKEGSSLHIEVGRIPHFVLSEREERVEKPDLKALLCSLGSSGISLQAFVSSLVSYACGEGADREEKKIYLSLLPLSIQDIKTLFWLLPKTDFTLYSQKQKAWVFGTPWKNIWWIEEATDPEINQKSLGLLVCPFPYSLFPGTLDLSISARRLEKMVA, translated from the coding sequence GTGAAAGACAACAATGCTGATTCCGATTCCTTGGAGCTGAGAATTTTTTCCCAGATAAAAAAGTTTTTGTCTTCTCTTTATTCTTTTCGCCGGGGCAAGGAGCCCCTAGTTCTTCTAGACTTACTGAAGGAGATAGCCGGTGCGCTGCGCTTGGTCATTAGGGGTGAAAAAAACCTACTGTTTGATCTGAGCAAGGTAGCGCAAATCCAAGTTGAACATTATTTCCGGGTTCTAGGGCTAGGTGAACTCTGTATCTTCCATCCTAAGGTCTTGACTGTATATGCCGCCCAACAAACCTCTTTTCCCGGGGTTTGGTGGGTAGAGAAAAAGGAAAGAAAAAAAGAGGGTTCTTCTCTTCATATCGAAGTGGGAAGGATCCCCCACTTTGTATTGTCGGAGAGGGAAGAACGGGTTGAAAAGCCCGATTTGAAAGCTCTTCTTTGTTCCTTGGGATCTTCAGGGATAAGTTTACAAGCTTTCGTTAGCTCATTGGTGAGCTACGCTTGTGGGGAGGGGGCAGATAGGGAGGAAAAAAAGATTTATTTAAGTCTTCTTCCTTTGTCCATACAGGATATCAAAACCCTTTTTTGGCTGTTACCCAAAACGGATTTTACCCTTTATTCCCAGAAACAAAAAGCGTGGGTTTTTGGCACCCCTTGGAAAAACATCTGGTGGATTGAAGAGGCCACCGATCCGGAGATCAACCAAAAGAGCCTAGGTCTTCTGGTTTGTCCTTTTCCCTATTCTTTGTTTCCAGGCACGCTGGATCTCAGCATCAGTGCACGAAGGCTAGAGAAAATGGTTGCTTAA
- a CDS encoding bifunctional homocysteine S-methyltransferase/methylenetetrahydrofolate reductase: protein MATLIDRLNESLLIGDGALGTYLYSLGVPRNYCIEELSLSQPYLIEKVHKDYIEAGAKIIRANTAEANAYHLSFFKLEKKLKEIVSSSIGLAKKALGFKEGWIAGTINPIWVRPADPPIDLSTRRTLYEEQISLLLEEGCDLLFFETFTDLSDLLLGLELARNKGAQFLFAFVASFEEGKLSSGQSLKEAFSKLREAGALLVGINGASGVQASLHLLEEIEKKETDLLGAYPNAGKPEFYEGKLTYSASPSYFGQNVLKFVEEGLNLLGGDYGTEPVHVAAMAQAAVGVKPIKRKLAKIRLRYEVGEKETLPQVEPSLLDRLNIKPVFMVEYDSPKTLSMGKFLEGVKAIEKAGADALTLADNSLAILRVSNFAAAIHVRRVSKLIPVLHVACRDRNLLGLQSELMGLGTLGFRHILALTGDPAKSGDHPGATSVYDLNSVGLIRLLAGLNRGVNAAGKDLKGKTDFIIGCAFNPNTVQFDAQVRKLEAKLAAGARFVMTQPVFDFELIKKIFNYLKPLGVPVFVGIMPILNYRNAEFLHNEVPGISIPEKIRSRMKDLEGEKATEAGVEFARELGEEILSHFRAIYLITPFLRYDISVRLLESLQSKKTA from the coding sequence ATGGCAACTTTAATAGATCGGTTGAATGAATCTTTGCTTATCGGGGATGGAGCTTTAGGCACTTATCTTTATTCTCTTGGCGTGCCCCGAAACTATTGTATCGAGGAGTTAAGCCTTTCCCAACCCTATCTGATAGAAAAAGTGCATAAAGATTACATCGAGGCGGGAGCTAAGATTATAAGGGCCAATACCGCTGAAGCCAACGCCTATCATTTATCCTTTTTTAAACTGGAAAAAAAACTCAAGGAAATTGTCAGTTCATCGATTGGATTGGCAAAGAAAGCCTTGGGGTTCAAAGAAGGCTGGATAGCCGGAACGATTAACCCGATTTGGGTCAGGCCAGCCGATCCACCGATCGATCTATCCACGAGGCGCACTCTCTATGAAGAGCAGATTTCCCTGTTATTAGAAGAGGGGTGTGATCTCCTTTTTTTTGAAACTTTTACCGATCTTTCCGATTTGCTTCTTGGCTTGGAGCTGGCACGTAATAAAGGAGCACAATTCCTTTTTGCTTTTGTCGCTTCCTTTGAGGAAGGGAAATTGTCAAGCGGGCAGTCTCTTAAAGAAGCCTTTTCGAAACTCAGGGAGGCTGGGGCATTGCTTGTAGGGATTAATGGAGCCAGTGGGGTTCAAGCTTCCCTCCACTTGCTCGAAGAAATTGAAAAAAAGGAAACCGATCTTCTTGGGGCCTATCCCAATGCGGGCAAACCGGAGTTTTACGAGGGCAAACTGACTTACTCGGCAAGCCCTTCCTATTTCGGACAGAACGTTTTGAAATTTGTTGAAGAAGGACTGAATTTGCTTGGTGGCGATTATGGGACTGAACCGGTGCATGTAGCGGCAATGGCTCAAGCCGCGGTGGGAGTAAAGCCCATCAAGAGAAAATTGGCCAAGATAAGGCTGCGTTATGAAGTTGGAGAAAAAGAGACTTTACCGCAGGTGGAGCCCTCCCTTCTCGATCGGTTAAACATAAAACCGGTTTTTATGGTGGAATACGATTCTCCAAAAACGCTTTCGATGGGGAAGTTCCTCGAAGGTGTCAAGGCTATAGAAAAGGCTGGTGCCGATGCGTTAACTTTAGCCGACAACTCGCTTGCGATATTGAGGGTAAGCAATTTTGCAGCCGCCATTCATGTCCGGAGAGTTTCAAAATTGATTCCTGTCCTTCATGTTGCCTGTCGGGATAGGAATCTCTTGGGTTTGCAGTCCGAATTGATGGGGTTGGGAACCCTGGGATTCAGGCATATTTTAGCCCTTACCGGAGACCCGGCAAAGTCCGGCGATCACCCTGGAGCCACATCGGTCTACGACCTTAATTCCGTTGGTTTGATAAGGTTGCTTGCCGGTTTGAACAGGGGGGTTAATGCCGCCGGAAAGGATTTAAAAGGGAAAACGGATTTTATTATCGGTTGTGCCTTTAATCCCAATACGGTTCAATTTGATGCCCAGGTAAGAAAGCTCGAAGCGAAGTTGGCTGCCGGAGCTCGGTTTGTGATGACTCAACCGGTCTTTGATTTTGAACTGATTAAAAAGATTTTTAATTACCTCAAACCCCTGGGAGTTCCCGTTTTCGTAGGTATAATGCCCATTTTGAATTACAGGAACGCGGAGTTCCTTCACAATGAAGTTCCCGGAATATCTATACCCGAAAAAATACGGAGTAGGATGAAGGACCTGGAGGGAGAAAAGGCTACGGAAGCAGGAGTGGAATTTGCAAGGGAACTCGGAGAAGAAATTCTATCCCATTTTAGAGCTATCTATCTCATCACCCCGTTTTTAAGATATGATATTTCGGTAAGACTGCTCGAATCCCTGCAAAGTAAAAAGACAGCTTAA
- a CDS encoding glucan biosynthesis protein D gives MKRNSNFHVYFFYLGLYFLFFLYCGFKSQAKKEKAPPTNPLAFFYSKLLKRARNLSFLPYQPPPKLPYVLGQLSYDQWFGISFRDPKGIFSTGSRFIIKPFPLGYLFSQPLTIHLITSKGEEKNYPFDPSLFDYKNLDSRDWPKDLGFAGFRVFFDEAEKKSWAEVLSIIGASYFRSLGLGETWGLSARALTVNTTGSSREEFPFYREFWIEEPKKEDSSLSFYALLDGESLTAALHFLFTPGLESKIEIENFIFLRKTVESLGIAPLTSMFLQGENSTTFYNLLHPEEHDSDGLLMQMDTGEWIWRPLQNPPYFSSFRFPVKGKLLGFGLLQRDRSFDHYKSLLLRYESRPSAWIKPLEGWEGGHLELVELPTTTETKDNIVAYWVAEAPALSQKQFHYSYTIFWGRDPQPRSELGFIVSTRCARIDKTISLYVIDFSIPGYSGDLLPQPMIYVGEGGRLVESGVERNPFVSGLRLSFKIERQGLNLIPLRAYLQTKDVPLTETWDYVDFP, from the coding sequence ATGAAAAGGAATAGTAATTTCCATGTTTATTTTTTTTACCTCGGCCTTTATTTTCTCTTTTTTCTTTATTGCGGCTTTAAATCGCAGGCTAAAAAAGAAAAAGCTCCTCCAACCAATCCCTTGGCTTTCTTTTATTCAAAACTTCTGAAAAGAGCAAGAAACCTTTCCTTTTTGCCCTACCAACCTCCTCCCAAGCTTCCCTATGTTCTCGGTCAGCTTTCCTACGATCAATGGTTTGGGATTAGCTTTAGAGATCCTAAGGGAATATTTTCTACGGGGAGTCGGTTTATTATCAAACCGTTCCCCTTGGGATATCTTTTTAGTCAACCCCTGACCATTCATTTGATAACTTCGAAAGGAGAGGAAAAAAACTACCCCTTCGATCCTTCCCTTTTCGATTATAAGAATCTAGACAGCCGCGATTGGCCCAAAGATTTAGGGTTTGCAGGATTCCGGGTTTTTTTTGACGAGGCCGAGAAAAAGAGTTGGGCTGAAGTTCTTTCTATTATCGGAGCCAGTTATTTTCGAAGCCTAGGGTTAGGAGAAACTTGGGGGCTTTCGGCTCGCGCCCTGACCGTTAATACGACCGGAAGCAGCAGGGAAGAATTTCCTTTTTACCGCGAATTTTGGATAGAGGAGCCTAAAAAAGAAGACAGTTCCCTTTCCTTTTACGCTCTCCTGGATGGGGAAAGTTTAACGGCAGCGTTGCATTTTTTGTTTACCCCTGGGTTAGAAAGTAAAATAGAGATCGAAAATTTTATTTTTTTAAGGAAAACGGTTGAAAGTTTAGGGATAGCTCCCTTAACCAGCATGTTTCTACAGGGAGAAAACAGCACGACTTTTTATAACCTCTTACATCCCGAAGAACATGACTCCGATGGCCTTTTAATGCAAATGGACACGGGTGAATGGATATGGCGGCCCTTGCAGAACCCCCCCTATTTTTCTTCTTTCCGCTTTCCGGTGAAGGGAAAGCTCCTCGGTTTTGGCTTGCTACAACGGGATAGGAGTTTTGACCATTACAAGTCCTTGCTTCTTCGCTATGAATCTAGGCCTAGCGCTTGGATTAAGCCTTTAGAAGGATGGGAAGGAGGCCATCTTGAACTTGTCGAACTCCCCACGACCACGGAAACCAAGGATAACATCGTAGCCTATTGGGTTGCGGAGGCTCCGGCTCTTTCGCAAAAACAATTTCACTATTCTTATACTATTTTTTGGGGGAGGGATCCCCAACCCCGATCCGAATTGGGTTTTATCGTTTCTACGCGCTGCGCCCGAATCGATAAAACGATAAGTCTATACGTGATCGATTTTTCTATTCCCGGTTATTCCGGGGACCTTCTTCCTCAACCCATGATCTATGTGGGGGAGGGGGGTCGGCTAGTCGAGAGTGGGGTAGAAAGAAATCCTTTTGTGAGTGGCCTGCGCCTTTCTTTTAAGATAGAAAGGCAGGGGCTAAACCTCATCCCCTTGAGGGCCTACCTGCAGACAAAGGATGTTCCCCTTACAGAAACCTGGGATTATGTCGATTTTCCTTGA
- a CDS encoding LOG family protein: MTEKKSFTYSTGKPEIDKKIEELLQTAGIEENHREYFEMIATVIRFASLNTPYADVRLINQSLKEIRYAQSIFQPYRSFKKVTIFGSARIRPQSPEWLIAKDFARLMVESGFMVITGGGEGIMEAAQFGAGKDKSFGLNIRLPFEQKPNEVIDGDPKLINFRYFFNRKLHFVKESHAIALFPGGFGTMDECFETLTLLQTGKANLVPFVFIDVAGGNYWRNFVEFLSDNLLKRGLISAEDFHLFLVTENLYEAKKEILSFYHNFHSYRFVGENLVIRIYRVPAEEEMKSLRDDFSDILIKPDSFYISSALPQESNEPEIAHLPRIVLSFNKRSYGRLRLLINRINLF, translated from the coding sequence GTGACAGAAAAAAAAAGTTTTACATACAGTACCGGTAAGCCTGAAATTGACAAGAAGATAGAAGAACTTCTGCAAACCGCCGGGATAGAAGAAAACCACCGGGAATATTTTGAAATGATCGCTACGGTTATCCGTTTCGCCTCCTTGAATACTCCTTATGCGGATGTAAGGCTCATCAACCAATCCCTGAAAGAAATCCGCTATGCCCAATCCATTTTTCAGCCTTATCGATCTTTCAAAAAAGTGACCATTTTTGGCTCTGCCCGTATCCGGCCCCAAAGTCCTGAATGGCTTATCGCTAAAGATTTTGCAAGACTCATGGTCGAAAGTGGGTTCATGGTCATCACCGGCGGAGGAGAAGGGATCATGGAGGCCGCTCAATTCGGAGCCGGAAAGGACAAGAGTTTCGGCCTGAACATCCGTTTGCCTTTTGAACAAAAACCCAATGAAGTGATCGACGGGGATCCCAAGTTGATTAATTTTCGGTATTTTTTTAACCGCAAGCTCCACTTTGTCAAAGAGTCCCATGCGATAGCTCTCTTCCCGGGAGGATTCGGCACAATGGATGAGTGTTTTGAAACTTTAACCCTTCTTCAGACAGGGAAAGCCAATCTTGTTCCTTTTGTTTTCATCGATGTGGCCGGGGGCAATTATTGGCGCAACTTTGTTGAATTTCTCTCCGATAACCTTTTAAAAAGAGGGCTCATTTCAGCGGAAGATTTTCATCTTTTTCTCGTTACCGAAAATCTTTACGAAGCTAAAAAAGAGATCCTTTCTTTTTATCACAACTTTCATTCCTACCGGTTCGTCGGTGAAAACCTGGTCATTCGGATCTATCGGGTCCCAGCAGAAGAAGAAATGAAATCTCTACGCGATGATTTTTCCGATATCCTGATAAAACCCGATTCTTTCTACATTTCTAGTGCACTGCCCCAGGAATCGAATGAACCTGAAATAGCCCATCTGCCCAGAATTGTATTGAGCTTTAATAAACGCTCCTATGGAAGATTAAGATTGTTGATCAACCGCATCAATCTCTTTTGA
- a CDS encoding glucan biosynthesis protein D, translated as MLKVLFCVFTLFLTFYFIFPLGCYSQGSLWEDIKAKARALSNLPFREPRNHLPSWLEKLSYTQWEEIHFNSNESLWRGENLPFEIQFYHLGSLYKIPLSIFEVDRGQEKKVEFSERSFFYGPTVPKKPIDKDIDFAGFSIYFSDRLRNTYCLIAKFLGACFFQGLCCGQVPGITARTLSINTAMAEGEEFPFFREFWILKPKKEDSRIELYAIVDSPSVVQACLFQILTTADSTLCKVSTQLFFRSSPRKIALAPLSAMFEHGENGPRWPSDFRNQVHEADGLLFQSSPSDWTWSPLENPSRLIIREISAEKVLGFGLVQRHRLYDHYLDLHRHFQDMPSAWVQLEVGSIEEGKIELLEIPLKDDLNKNILLYWTPKKTPYAGQTLAFNYMISWLKGDLPAEGRLGKVVSERMDRLKGGSPDSTFLLSFKGEEIEEKAKDIIPVVHVLSGGELLYTQSGWNAQEKIAMMEIAVRENGKEPLRLEGWLESKGKKVTERWYQEF; from the coding sequence ATGCTTAAAGTTCTCTTTTGTGTTTTTACTTTATTTTTAACCTTTTATTTTATTTTTCCCTTGGGCTGTTATTCCCAAGGTTCCCTTTGGGAAGATATTAAAGCCAAGGCCAGGGCTCTTTCCAATCTCCCCTTTCGAGAGCCACGCAACCACCTGCCCAGTTGGTTAGAGAAGCTCTCTTATACTCAATGGGAAGAGATCCATTTTAATTCTAATGAAAGTCTATGGAGGGGAGAAAATCTGCCTTTTGAGATCCAGTTCTATCATTTGGGATCCCTGTATAAAATTCCCCTGTCCATTTTTGAAGTCGACCGTGGCCAAGAAAAAAAAGTGGAATTTTCGGAAAGATCCTTTTTTTACGGTCCCACCGTTCCCAAAAAACCGATAGACAAGGACATCGATTTTGCCGGTTTTTCGATTTATTTTTCAGACCGGCTTCGAAACACCTACTGTTTGATCGCGAAATTCCTTGGGGCTTGTTTTTTTCAAGGCCTTTGTTGTGGCCAGGTCCCTGGAATTACGGCCAGGACTTTATCCATCAACACGGCTATGGCCGAGGGTGAGGAGTTCCCTTTTTTCAGGGAATTTTGGATACTAAAACCCAAGAAAGAAGATTCTCGAATTGAGCTTTATGCGATTGTTGATTCTCCAAGCGTGGTCCAGGCTTGCTTGTTTCAGATTCTGACTACAGCAGACTCCACTTTGTGTAAGGTAAGCACCCAGCTTTTTTTCCGTTCTTCCCCAAGGAAAATCGCCTTGGCTCCCCTTTCGGCCATGTTTGAACACGGGGAGAACGGACCTCGATGGCCTTCCGATTTTAGAAATCAGGTCCATGAAGCCGATGGGCTCCTTTTTCAATCTTCCCCCTCCGATTGGACGTGGAGTCCTTTGGAAAACCCTTCACGGTTGATCATCAGGGAAATTTCTGCCGAAAAAGTCCTTGGCTTTGGCCTTGTCCAGCGCCATAGGCTATACGATCATTACCTTGATCTTCATAGGCATTTTCAGGACATGCCCTCGGCGTGGGTGCAGTTGGAGGTGGGTAGCATTGAGGAGGGAAAAATCGAACTTCTTGAAATTCCCCTCAAGGATGATCTGAACAAAAATATCCTTCTTTATTGGACACCTAAAAAAACGCCTTATGCGGGACAAACCCTTGCATTCAATTATATGATCAGTTGGCTTAAGGGAGATTTACCGGCGGAAGGTCGATTGGGAAAGGTCGTATCCGAAAGGATGGATCGTTTAAAAGGAGGCTCACCGGATAGTACTTTTCTCCTTAGCTTTAAGGGAGAAGAAATAGAGGAGAAAGCCAAGGATATTATCCCGGTGGTTCATGTTCTTTCGGGAGGGGAACTCCTTTATACACAATCGGGTTGGAATGCGCAGGAAAAGATCGCTATGATGGAGATAGCCGTCCGGGAGAACGGAAAAGAGCCCCTACGGTTGGAAGGATGGTTGGAAAGCAAGGGTAAAAAGGTGACGGAAAGGTGGTACCAGGAGTTTTAA
- a CDS encoding DsbA family protein, with protein MVFKKAFFFLFCFLTFLALLYGHPAENRSARDGSFDGGAQKYLFPLLGDWIKGQVRAPVFLIEYVDFQCPVCKRYNETVNKLLKDYQGNLSVIYRHKPSQTHPYAFIAALSAEAAGLEGRFWPMVDLLFENQERWAGVADPIKLFKEYALALNIPEEKFMQNLRKPELRDKIFKDLQSSFILGMTRVPSFILGGERIPNPQSYEDFKILVEAALIKSKKRELVHEHADFRVVLDGKPIDFSAPKYQSRFGQEIDPYVHLHHGNGRVIHKHKRGITLGYFFKTLGMELSKDRFVLDTGEKFEVRNGKVLLLFVNGKLEPSLDAYEPRDLDRILIYYGPFVDKLIAKEISSVSDEACIYSLKCPQRGKPPDEECVGQLGSDCQ; from the coding sequence ATGGTGTTTAAAAAAGCCTTTTTTTTTCTCTTTTGTTTTTTAACCTTTTTAGCCCTTCTCTACGGGCATCCCGCTGAAAATCGATCTGCTAGGGATGGTTCTTTCGATGGAGGAGCGCAAAAGTATCTTTTTCCCCTGTTAGGAGATTGGATCAAGGGACAGGTTCGAGCTCCCGTTTTTTTAATCGAATACGTGGATTTTCAGTGTCCTGTATGTAAAAGATATAACGAAACGGTCAATAAACTGTTAAAAGATTACCAGGGCAACCTTTCGGTCATCTACAGGCACAAACCCTCTCAAACCCATCCCTACGCTTTTATTGCTGCCTTGAGCGCAGAAGCGGCCGGACTGGAAGGTCGTTTTTGGCCCATGGTCGATCTGCTTTTTGAAAATCAGGAAAGGTGGGCTGGTGTAGCTGATCCTATAAAACTCTTTAAAGAATACGCCCTGGCTTTAAACATTCCGGAAGAAAAATTCATGCAAAATTTAAGAAAACCGGAACTTCGCGACAAAATTTTTAAAGACCTCCAAAGCTCCTTCATCCTGGGAATGACCCGGGTCCCTTCTTTTATTTTAGGCGGAGAAAGAATTCCCAATCCCCAGTCCTACGAGGATTTTAAGATATTGGTCGAAGCCGCACTCATAAAATCGAAAAAAAGAGAGCTTGTGCATGAGCATGCCGACTTCAGGGTAGTCCTAGACGGTAAACCGATCGATTTTAGTGCACCCAAATACCAATCGCGATTCGGCCAAGAAATCGATCCTTACGTTCACTTGCATCACGGCAATGGAAGGGTGATCCATAAGCATAAAAGGGGGATAACCTTGGGTTATTTTTTCAAAACCCTGGGAATGGAATTAAGCAAGGACCGTTTTGTCCTGGATACGGGAGAAAAGTTTGAAGTTCGTAATGGGAAGGTTCTTCTTCTTTTTGTCAACGGCAAGTTGGAACCTTCATTGGATGCCTATGAGCCCAGGGACCTGGATAGAATTCTTATTTATTATGGTCCTTTTGTAGATAAACTTATTGCTAAGGAAATCTCAAGCGTAAGTGATGAAGCTTGCATTTATTCGCTAAAGTGCCCGCAAAGGGGAAAACCTCCAGACGAGGAATGCGTAGGTCAACTCGGTTCGGATTGCCAATGA